One Helicobacter pylori NCTC 11637 = CCUG 17874 = ATCC 43504 = JCM 12093 genomic window, AGTCTCTGAATTTGCGCTTACCCACTTCAATAAAAGGCGGGGTGGGTATGGTGGTGTTTTCTGTGATATTAAGGTTTTCTAAAAAGCTCAAGCCCACGCCCATTTTAACCACAGATCCCGGCGGATACAAGGCGTTAGCGAAGCGGTTTAGTAGGGGGTTATAAATATCATCTTGAAATTTTTGCCATTTGTCTTGACTGATCCCGCCTACAAAGTCGTTCAAATTGTATTCAGGGTAACTTCCTGCAACGAGCAATTCCCCACTTTCTGCATCCATCACTAAAATAGCCCCCCTTTTATTTTCAAAGAGCTTGTCCGCTTCTTTTTGCAAGCGTTTGTCTAAACTCAATTGCAAGTGGTTGTTGGTGCTTGGTGGCACTACTTCTAAGGTGGCTAATTCTTGATTGAACGCGTTGACGCGCATGATTTTATAGCCCACCTTGCCTTGTAAAAGCTTGTTGTATTCTTTTTCAATGCCGGTTTTGCCCACAATCTGGCTGTATTGATTCTCCTCATCGTCTTTCAAATCCTGCAAGCTTGCCACCCCCACATAGCCTAAAACATGCGAAGCTAAAGCGTTATTAGGGTAGTAGCGCTTGTCTAAGGGAAGCGCAAAAATGCCTTGAGTTTGGATGAGTTTGGCATAAAGAGGTTGCATGGTGGCATAAGGAATGAAGCCAACCACTTTAATGAGGTTATGGTTATAGAGCGAGTTTTCTTTTTGGTAATTGTTTAAAAGCACTTCTTTAGAAAAGTTAGGGAAAAATGTTTGGATGATTTCAATTTTTTCTAAAAGCTCTTTTTGTTTCAATCCGCTGGGCAAAAACACGCCAAACACCAATTCATTAGTGGCTAAAAACTCATCATTTCTGTCTGTAATATTGCCCCTTGTAGGGATTAAAAATTCCTTTTTAGTCATGTTTCGTTCAGCCAGTTTTTCATAGTATTCTTGATTTTTAACGCTTAAAATAAATAAATTTAAAACCAATAACCCCCAAAATCCTATAAAAACAAAGAGCAAAAGCTTATAACGAAGATTTTTCATACAAACCCCACAAAGCGCTCTCTATTAAAGCAAAAAGAGCGAGAAAGCCGAGTATTTTCAAACTCAAGGACACCGAAAAAAAGCACGATAAATAAAGGCAATAAACCAAAAAAACATGCAAAGTTTTGAATAAAAAGCCGTCATTAAAAAGCTTTAAAGAGTTTTTATAGACGATTTGATGGTAGATTAAAAACAATAAAGCCAAAACGCCTAAAGTCTTTAAATGCATGCTTTCAAACCAAAACAAACAACCAAACACGCTCAAACTGGGTAAAAAATGATCGTATTTTTTCGCATAAAACAAGAATAAAAACCCAATCATGGGGGGTAAAAAAGGCATCAAATCCCTCAAAAGGCTATAAAAATAAAACCCCAAGATCCCTAAGCATAAGAAAAAAAAGGAATCTTGTTTTAAAGAGAGCATGGTTTTTGCGACTTATGAGGGGTTAGTGAGCAAGTATTTCAAAAGGGTTTGGCGCACGATTTCAAGGGTTGGGTATTTTGAAGAAAGAGCGTTAAAATGGGTGGTATTGATTAAAAAAGGTTTAGGAGCGTTTAAAAAAAGGCGGTGTTGCTCGTTTTTATTCAACTTGTCAAATTTCGTAAAAAGAGAAAGGTAGGCTTGATCGGGCCTTAAAAGGGCTTGAATGTTTTCTTTAGCGTTTTTATCAATTTCTAAATCCAAATGGCGTGCATCCACTAAATGGATAAAAAGTTTGATAGAAACCCTAACGCTCAACAATTCCCATAAAAACCCCTCCCATTCTTTTTTCAAGCTTTTAGAAACTTTAGCGTAGCCAAACCCGGGCAAATCAATCACATTAAAAGTGGTCGTTAAGGCGTTTTCTTTATCTTCCCAAGTGGTGGAAAAAAAATTCGCTAAACGGGTTTTTCCGGGCGTTGCTGAACTTTTGGCGAGATTTTTTCCTAACAAGGTATTAATAAACGAGCTTTTGCCTACATTGCTGCGCCCTAAAATGACCATCTCAGAAGTTAAGCTCGCAGGGCATTGAAAAAGCTGGCTAGAAGAAGTGAGAAAATGAGCGTCTTTAATAACGATCATGGTTTTTCCTTAGTGCCTTTCTTCTTCAATTTAGCCTTACGATTTTCTTCATTAATATCTTCCATATCAAACACGAATTTAGCGGGCCGCTTCGCGCTCCCCAACACATCAGCATAGCCTTTAGCTTTGTTTAAAATGATTTCATCACCGGTGATGACATTGGATTTTCCCACTTCTCTAACCACCGCATTTTGCAATAATTTGTATTCCCCATTCAGTGCGTTATAAATGAGCTTGTCAGCGCTCCCGCTGATTTCACGATTGTCCTCTGTAAAGATGTTAAAATGCGTGTTCCCTGTGGCTTCATAGCGCTCTGGCTTTCGTTTATCGTTTAAAAACACGCTCACTTTATCCGCAAACAACCGGTCTTTACCCTTTTTGATCTGCACATTGCCTTGAATAACGGCGGTTTTTGTTTTGTCGTTCGCTACAAATTGGTTGCCGGTAATCTCTAAAAGCTCTCTTTCTTTTTTCAAACCTTTATTGTCTGTTTTTTGAGCGCTCATCACGCTTAAAATACCAAAACAACACACCAAAAAACACCACCAACGCATTAAAATCCTCCTTTGAAAGTGGGGAGTTTTTTCTTTTCTTTTTGGCTCTGTTTGATTTCATCTAAAAACAAATTGGCTTGAATGCTTTGAGCTTCAATAATAGCTAATGCATGCGAATAGGAAATGTCAAGCCCTTCAACCTTGCTGTCCTTTGAAGTGAGGATGAAACGGCCCTTGCCTTTAAAATTTTGCTCTTTATGGTTGTAAATCCCTGTTTCACTCCAAAAACTAGAATCATCGCTTCTTTTGTAAGTAACCCCATTAGGGAAGAAATACAAATCCTGCTGCCGTTTGGCTTTAGGGGATTCAACGCTTTCAATGGTGTCTTCATCATAACGGCTGATTTTAGAATCAAAAAAGATTTCGTAATCATCGTATTGTAAAGCTTTTTTACCCTCTATGGACAGATCAAGGATTTTATCGTTGATTTGAAACGCTTTAAAATTTTCTAATTCAATTTTAGGGATATTTTCTTTAGAGACCACGCTAGTGGGTTGGGAACGCAAAAAGAAAAACACTAGCCCTATCGTGATGAAAGATAAAACCACAAAAAAGTTTAAAACGCTATTAGAGGTAAAGCTTGAGCGCTTCATCTTGCAAGCCTTCTAATGTTAAAAGATAATCAATCGCTTCCCTAACAGCCCCCTTACCCCCTGAATTTTGCAACACTTTATAGGCCTTATTTTTAAGCAAGGGGTGCGCATCAAAAGGAGCGAAACTCCAAGCGCATGCCTTAAACATGCCTAAATCGTTATAATCATCGCCTACGCATGCGATTTCTTGCGCACTCAATTGCAAGTCTTTTTTGAGCCGCTCCACAACCACGCTTTTATTTTCAACGCCCATAAAAACAAACTGAACGCCCAAACTCTCCATGCGTTTTTTCACCATGATTGAAGTTCTTCCTGTAATGATAGCGATTTTTTTGCCTAATTTTTGCCATAGCGTCATGCCAAGCCCGTCTTTGACATTGAAAGCCTTGAATTCGTGAAAATTTTCATCAAAATACAACGACCCGTCTGTGAGCGTGCCATCCACATCTAAAAGCAATAACTTAATCATTCTCTCGTTAAAACCGCATTCTGGTTATATTTTTTCATAAAATCCCTAGCCTCTTCTTCGCTTTGAAACCCTTGAACTAAAACCTTATACAAATCGTCTTTAAAAGCAACCTTGACGCTGTAATTTGGATTTTCTGCTTGCAATTTATCCGCTAAAGTTTGAGCGCCTATTTGGTTTCTAAAAGCCCCCATTTGCAAAGAAAATTTCCCTCCGCTCACGCTTTTTTCGCTCTCGCCGACTTTAAATTCCTTGTGTAAGATCTTTGAAGAGCTGGCGTTAAAGGATTGTTCGTATTGCGTGGAGATAACCCCACCAAAACCCAAAACAATAAGACGCACGCTAGCGGTGCCTTTTTTAACCATGTCAATATCCCTAGCGGCCGCATTAGACAAATCAATGATGCGATCGCTCACAAAAGGCCCTCTATCGTTGATGCGCACAATGGTGCTTAAGTTATTATCAACATTGATGACTTTCACCACGGTGTTCATGGGTAAAGTCTTGTGCGCAGCGGTGTGGGCATACATGTTATAGATTTCCCCATTACTGGTTTTTTTGGCATGGAAATTGGGGCCATACCAACTCGCAATGCCATCAAATTTTTCGCCTAAATCCACTTTAGTGGGATAATACCACTTGCCCCCCACTTGATAAGGGCGCATGGTGGCTCTTTGGATCGCGCTAGAATCGCGCATGCCGTTATCTAGGGGTTGTTTTGTATTGCTATCTTGCGAATCGGAGTGGTGTTTGAAATGGCGTTCAAAAAAATTGCGTTTATAGGCGGCTTTTTTGGTTGTCGGGTCATAGTCTTTAGCGTTTTCATAAGCGCGCAAGCTTTCATGCTTATAAGACAAATTCTTTATTCCCTCTTTTTTAACCGCACAAGCGCTAATCAAAAAAATGACGCCTAAAAAACAAACTTTTTTTAACGCCAAACCCATTAAAATTCCCTTGTAGCGAGTAATTTTTTGTTGGTGGGGATGATTAAGCGCTGGTGGATAAAAATATTAGAATCTTTGAGGTTATTGGCTAATTGGATACTAGAAATACTGACTTGATAGCGTTTAGCGATAGAAGATAAGGTTTCTTTAGGCAAGACCACATGGGTGATGAAAGGGCTTTTAGGGCTAGCTTGAATGCTTTTATTTTGTTTGAGTTGGCGTTGTTTGAAAAGGGCGAGTTTTTCATAAGGGATATAAATGGTGTAGGTGGGGTCTTTAGAGGGCAGAATGTTATAGCGGAATTGGTGGTTGTAGGATTTTAAGGTTTCCAAACTCAAGTTTAAATTTTTGGCTACTTGGACTAAAGAAGTGTGCCTTTTAAACGGGACGCCCACTAAACTCACTCTCGCCCCACGATTGAGTAGATACTCTTTATCTTTGAGATTGTCTAGGCTGTTGAATTTTAACGCTAGGCTTAGAATGGAGCGGATATACTCTCGCGTCTCTTTAGGGAGGTATTTCTTATCTTCATCTAGCAAAATCTTAATGTCCGAAGTGCCGGCGGCTTTAATAGCGTTTTGAACCTTGCGTAAGCCGTAATTATACGCCATAGCGACCAAATACCATTCCCCGGTTTGTTTGTAGAGCCGTTTCAAATAAGTGATTGCTGCTTGAGTGCTTTTAATGGGGTCTCTTCTTTCGTCAATGTAATGATTGACCTTAAGCCCTAATTCTTTAGCCGTGCTTGGCATGAATTGCCAAATCCCTACCGCTTTTTTCCTACTATAAGCCCTTGATGAAAATTTAGACTCGGCCATGGCTAAAAACAAAAATTCTTGCGGCACGCTCGCTTCTATGAGCATGTTTTTAATGATGGGGATGAACTGGTAATTCACATCAAATCTTTTGACAAGTCTTTTCCATTCTTCTTCATTCATTTTTTTTAAAGCGTTTGGCATTTGGGATAAAAAGCTCGCATTAACCCCAAAGGCCTCTAGCGCTTTGGTGTCAATATTAGATTCAAAAGCCATTTTCGCATGGCTTAAAGAAGTCAGTAAGAACCAATGAGTCATTAAAAAAAACAACCATTTGGTATTAAAATATTTCATTCTTTTTTAAAATCCTGATCATTTGATAAGTTCAATAATGGCTCTAATTATAACCAAACTTGAATAATACTTTTTTAAATACAGCCTTTATTTTCAGGGGAAACTAAAGAGCGTTTGAGCGTTATGCGTGCTTAAAGAAGCGAGCTCTTCAGTTTCTATGTTGATGATTTCGGCAATTTTTTGAGCGATTAAAGGGATATAAGTAGGGCTATTTCTGGTGCCTCTAAAAGGGTGTGGGGTCAAATAAGGCGAATCCGTTTCTAAAAGAAGCCTGTTTTTAGGGATTTTAGGGAGGATCTCTACCAGTCTTTTAGCGTTTTTAAAAGTGCTAACCCCTCCTATCCCGTAGTAAAAACGATCGCTCAATTCCAAAAGCATGCCATCAGCGTTAAAGCAATGCAACACCCCAAAAGCCTTAGGATAGCTTTTTAAAAGATTCAAACTATCAAAACTCGCCTCTCTGATGTGGATAATCAAGGGCTTGTTGTGTTGGATAGAAAATTCAATCTGTTTGGTAAAGATTTCTTTTTGCTTGCTTTTATAATTTTCTCTTTCATTCAATTCAGGCAAGCGGTAGTAATCCAGTCCGCATTCGCCTATCGCCACGCATTTTTGATGCCCAACAAACTTTTCAAACAGGCTTTCATCAAAGCTTTCCACATCATAAGGGTGAGCGCCTATGGCAAAAAACACGCCTTCAAATTTTTCGCTAATTTCTATCGCTCTCTTCAAATCCTTCATGTCCGCTCCCGGAATCACGCATTGAGTAACGCCTTTTTCCAGGCTTTCTTTCAACACTTCTTCTAAATCGTTTTCATAATCCTTGTGATCCAAATGGCAATGCGTATCAATAAACATGCTTTTATCCTAATGGTTTTATTTAATATGTTACAATACTTAAGAATTCTAACATAAGGAAAATAATCATTAACGATGTTCAGTGGCCTAATCCATCAAATAGCTAAAGTGAAAAGTTTCCACAACAATATTTTAAGCGTAGAGAGCGATCTCAATCCCAAGCTTGGCGATAGCATTGCGGTTAATGGGGCATGTTTGACCGCCATAGAAAGTTCAAAAACGCATTTTAGCGTGGAATTGAGCCAAAAAACCCAAAACAGCGTAGCGTTAGAAAATTACAAGGATTTAGTCCATATTGAGCCAGCTCTAAAAGCCGATGCGAGTTTGGATGGGCATTTTGTGCAAGGGCATATTGACGCTATCGGGGTCATTGAAAAAATCATTCACAACGCCAATCAAGTGGATTTTTTCATTAGCGCTTCTAAAGAAACGCTTTTATTGTGCGTTGAGCAAGGCTCTATCGCCATTGATGGGGTGAGTTTGACTTTAAGCAAGGTAGAAGAAAAGGGGTTTTGGCTAACGATTATCCCTTACACTTTAGAAAACACCCTTTTTAAGACTTATAAACTCAAGCGGCGCGTGAATATTGAAACGGACATGTTGGTTCGTAGCGTTGCGTCTATTTTGAAAAAAACAAAAGGGTTTGAAAAAAATTTCTCTTGGAATGATGCGGATTCTTTGACTTTAGGGTATTAGATGAATAAAACCATAAAAGCCGCCGCTCTAGCCTATAACATGGGGCAAGATCATGCCCCAAAAGTGATCGCAAGCGGGGTGGGTGAAGTGGCTAAAAGGATCATTCAAAAAGCTAAGGAATACGATATAGCGCTCTTTTCTAACCCCATGCTGGTGGATTCGCTTTTAAAGGTGGAATTAGATTGTGCGATACCTGAAGAATTGTATGAAAGCGTGGTGCAAGTGTTTTTATGGCTCAATAGCGTGGAAAATAACGCGCAAATGTCCAAGTGAGCAAAATACAAAGTTAAAACGATGGTAGTAGAATTAAAAAACATTGAAAAGATTTATGAAAACGGATTCCATGCTCTAAAAGGCGTGAATTTGGAATTGAAAAAAGGCGATATTTTAGGCGTGATAGGCTATTCAGGGGCGGGGAAATCCACGCTCATCCGCTTGATTAATTGTTTGGAGCGCCCCAGTTCTGGCGAAGTTTTAGTCAATGGGGTCAATCTGTTAAAATTAAAGCCTAAAGAATTGCAAAAAGCGCGCCAAAAAATAGGCATGATTTTCCAGCATTTCAATTTATTGAGTGCTAAAGATGTGTTTGAAAATGTCGCTTTCGCTCTAGAAATCGCCCGATGGGAAAAAACTAAGATCAAATCCAGGGTGCATGAATTGTTGGAATTAGTGGGGCTAGAAGATAAAGTGCATTTTTATCCTAAACAGCTCAGCGGTGGGCAAAAGCAACGAGTGGCGATCGCTAGGAGTTTAGCGAATTGCCCTGATTTGTTGCTTTGCGATGAAGCCACATCCGCCTTGGATTCTAAAACCACGCATTCTATTTTAACGCTTTTAAGCGGCATTCAAAAAAAGCTTGATTTGAGCGTCGTTTTCATCACGCACCAGATTGAAGTGGTTAAAGAATTGTGCAATCAAATGTGCGTGATCAGCAGCGGCGAAATCGTGGAAAGAGGCTCGGTGGAAGAAATTTTTGCCAACCCTAAACATGCCGTTACTAAAGAATTGCTTGGCATCAGAAACGAGCATGCAAATAAGAAATCGCAAGACGTTTATCGCATCGTGTTTTTAGGGGAGCATTTAGACGAGCCGATCATTTCTAATTTGATTAAGCGTTTTAAAATAGACATGAGCATCATTTCAGGCAATATTGAAGAGCTTACGACTAAAGATATAGGGTATTTAGTGGTGCGGTTTTTAGGCAATACTGCAGAGACTCAAAGGGCTTTAGAGTATTTAAACGCTTTAGGCTTACAAGTGGAAAAATTAAAGGATTAAAATGATTTCTCAAATGCTCATTCAAGCCACGCTAGAAACGCTTTATATGGTGTTTGTGGCGAGCTTTTTGGCGGTTGTTTTTGGCTTGCCTTTGGGGGTTTTATTGTTAGTGAGTAAAAAAGGGCATTTGTTAAACAAGCCCCTTTTGCATAAAATCTTAGACACTTCCATCAACATGACTCGCTCTTTCCCTTTTATCATTCTCATTATCTTGCTCTTGCCTTTATCGCGCTTTTTGATTGGCACAAGCATTGGCTCTAGCGCGAGCATCATCCCGCTAGCTATTTCAGCCATTCCTTTTGTCGCAAAGCTTTTTGAAAATTCTTTAATGGAAGTAGAGCATGGCAAGATTGAAACCACTTTAAGTTTGGGAGCGTCTAATTTAGAGGTCATTAAAATGATGCTTTTAGAGAGCTTGCCCTCTTTAGCGAATAACATCACCATCACCTTAATTTCTTTAATAGGCTATTCGGCTATGGCAGGAGCGTTAGGGGCTGGGGGTTTGGGGGATTTAGCCATTAGGATTGGCTATCAAAGTTATAGGGGCGATGTGCTTTTTTATGCGGTGGTTGTGATTATTGTTTTGGTGCAAATCATTCAAAGCGTGGGGGATTATGTGGTGAAACGCTTGAGAAAGAATAAGTATTAGGGATTTGGCTCTCATCAAATACGAATATTCAAAGCCAACTTTAATACGCTTTGGCTTTTTAAATGGGATTGCTAAGCTTTGTTTATGGCGAAACTCAATTTTCTAGGAACGCTTTTAAAAGGTTATCATTCAAACTGAATTAGAGCTTTTTACGATGAATATTCAATTAAGTCATCATGCAAAAATGGGCTTTATTTTGTGCCGTTGATAAATTTATCCATCTGTTTTTCTAAGTCTATGATTTGGGTTATCGTTCCCTCTAAAATTTCAAAATTTTGAGCGTTTTTTGGGGCAACGCATGCAAGCTTGTTGGAAGTTTTTTCTAACGATTGGAGGTTTTTAAGCAAGGTTTTTAAAACTTCTACGCTTTTAAAATCCTTCTCAAAATAACCATCAAATTGCTGTTCTGTTTGAGACAAGTTCTCTAAAAAAGCGCTTTGAAGGCGTATTTGGGTGCGATCATGCCCGGTTTCTACACAAGTTTTATAGGTTTTATCGATCGCAATAAAAGCGTCTTTGGCTTTCACAAAAGCCTTTGAAAGCTCAACGATGATTTCATAATGTTCGCCTTGCGCTCTTAAAAACCCTAAAAAGAGCGAAATGAGCAATAACTTTTTTAGCACTTTATCCCTTTACCATTGATAAGAAAAGCTCACCCCATAGCGGCTACTGCCCTTAAAATCGCTAGAAATTTCAGGGTAGAGCATCCATTGTTTAGGTTTGTAGCGTGAAGTGAATAAATAAGCAAACCCCCATGCAATAAGGCTGCCGATCGTAACTTGTAAGATCGTGTGTTGTCTTGCCACCACTCTGCTAGCGTCAGTGAGTATTGCAAGAGCGATCACAGGAAGAGCCGGCTTCCACCCGTAGCGGTAATACACAAACCCAGCCGCGCTAAACACCCCCCCAGCATGCCCGCTTGGCATGCCTCTCCAAGAATTACAGCACGGGCGTTTAGCAAATTCCACTCTAGCCCCATCTTTATGGGCGTTGCTAAAAGCTCCTTTGATGCCATAAATCACGCCTTGAGTGACTAATGTGCCGACCGCTAATTCCCCTAAACCTCTATAATCGCGCATCGCCAAACTGACCGTGCCTACAAAAATAGGCAAAAACCTGAGCACATCGCCAATCTCTTCTAAAATGTATGCCCCCTCATTGATTGGCTCACTCCTTAAAGGATAGACCCATAAAAGCAGGCTCAAAAAAAGACTTTTGAGCTTTTTCATTAAAACGCTCGCTTTTCTAAGGCGCAAACTTGCCTGTTCAAATAAGCATA contains:
- a CDS encoding ABC transporter permease subunit; protein product: MISQMLIQATLETLYMVFVASFLAVVFGLPLGVLLLVSKKGHLLNKPLLHKILDTSINMTRSFPFIILIILLLPLSRFLIGTSIGSSASIIPLAISAIPFVAKLFENSLMEVEHGKIETTLSLGASNLEVIKMMLLESLPSLANNITITLISLIGYSAMAGALGAGGLGDLAIRIGYQSYRGDVLFYAVVVIIVLVQIIQSVGDYVVKRLRKNKY
- a CDS encoding KdsC family phosphatase, with the translated sequence MIKLLLLDVDGTLTDGSLYFDENFHEFKAFNVKDGLGMTLWQKLGKKIAIITGRTSIMVKKRMESLGVQFVFMGVENKSVVVERLKKDLQLSAQEIACVGDDYNDLGMFKACAWSFAPFDAHPLLKNKAYKVLQNSGGKGAVREAIDYLLTLEGLQDEALKLYL
- the yihA gene encoding ribosome biogenesis GTP-binding protein YihA/YsxC, with product MIVIKDAHFLTSSSQLFQCPASLTSEMVILGRSNVGKSSFINTLLGKNLAKSSATPGKTRLANFFSTTWEDKENALTTTFNVIDLPGFGYAKVSKSLKKEWEGFLWELLSVRVSIKLFIHLVDARHLDLEIDKNAKENIQALLRPDQAYLSLFTKFDKLNKNEQHRLFLNAPKPFLINTTHFNALSSKYPTLEIVRQTLLKYLLTNPS
- a CDS encoding FlhB-like flagellar biosynthesis protein — translated: MNKTIKAAALAYNMGQDHAPKVIASGVGEVAKRIIQKAKEYDIALFSNPMLVDSLLKVELDCAIPEELYESVVQVFLWLNSVENNAQMSK
- the lpxF gene encoding lipid A 4'-phosphatase, producing MKKLKSLFLSLLLWVYPLRSEPINEGAYILEEIGDVLRFLPIFVGTVSLAMRDYRGLGELAVGTLVTQGVIYGIKGAFSNAHKDGARVEFAKRPCCNSWRGMPSGHAGGVFSAAGFVYYRYGWKPALPVIALAILTDASRVVARQHTILQVTIGSLIAWGFAYLFTSRYKPKQWMLYPEISSDFKGSSRYGVSFSYQW
- the lptA gene encoding lipopolysaccharide transport periplasmic protein LptA, with translation MRWWCFLVCCFGILSVMSAQKTDNKGLKKERELLEITGNQFVANDKTKTAVIQGNVQIKKGKDRLFADKVSVFLNDKRKPERYEATGNTHFNIFTEDNREISGSADKLIYNALNGEYKLLQNAVVREVGKSNVITGDEIILNKAKGYADVLGSAKRPAKFVFDMEDINEENRKAKLKKKGTKEKP
- a CDS encoding septal ring lytic transglycosylase RlpA family protein, with the translated sequence MGLALKKVCFLGVIFLISACAVKKEGIKNLSYKHESLRAYENAKDYDPTTKKAAYKRNFFERHFKHHSDSQDSNTKQPLDNGMRDSSAIQRATMRPYQVGGKWYYPTKVDLGEKFDGIASWYGPNFHAKKTSNGEIYNMYAHTAAHKTLPMNTVVKVINVDNNLSTIVRINDRGPFVSDRIIDLSNAAARDIDMVKKGTASVRLIVLGFGGVISTQYEQSFNASSSKILHKEFKVGESEKSVSGGKFSLQMGAFRNQIGAQTLADKLQAENPNYSVKVAFKDDLYKVLVQGFQSEEEARDFMKKYNQNAVLTRE
- a CDS encoding TatD family hydrolase, encoding MFIDTHCHLDHKDYENDLEEVLKESLEKGVTQCVIPGADMKDLKRAIEISEKFEGVFFAIGAHPYDVESFDESLFEKFVGHQKCVAIGECGLDYYRLPELNERENYKSKQKEIFTKQIEFSIQHNKPLIIHIREASFDSLNLLKSYPKAFGVLHCFNADGMLLELSDRFYYGIGGVSTFKNAKRLVEILPKIPKNRLLLETDSPYLTPHPFRGTRNSPTYIPLIAQKIAEIINIETEELASLSTHNAQTLFSFP
- the ribE gene encoding riboflavin synthase, giving the protein MFSGLIHQIAKVKSFHNNILSVESDLNPKLGDSIAVNGACLTAIESSKTHFSVELSQKTQNSVALENYKDLVHIEPALKADASLDGHFVQGHIDAIGVIEKIIHNANQVDFFISASKETLLLCVEQGSIAIDGVSLTLSKVEEKGFWLTIIPYTLENTLFKTYKLKRRVNIETDMLVRSVASILKKTKGFEKNFSWNDADSLTLGY
- a CDS encoding methionine ABC transporter ATP-binding protein is translated as MVVELKNIEKIYENGFHALKGVNLELKKGDILGVIGYSGAGKSTLIRLINCLERPSSGEVLVNGVNLLKLKPKELQKARQKIGMIFQHFNLLSAKDVFENVAFALEIARWEKTKIKSRVHELLELVGLEDKVHFYPKQLSGGQKQRVAIARSLANCPDLLLCDEATSALDSKTTHSILTLLSGIQKKLDLSVVFITHQIEVVKELCNQMCVISSGEIVERGSVEEIFANPKHAVTKELLGIRNEHANKKSQDVYRIVFLGEHLDEPIISNLIKRFKIDMSIISGNIEELTTKDIGYLVVRFLGNTAETQRALEYLNALGLQVEKLKD
- a CDS encoding lytic transglycosylase domain-containing protein, which produces MKYFNTKWLFFLMTHWFLLTSLSHAKMAFESNIDTKALEAFGVNASFLSQMPNALKKMNEEEWKRLVKRFDVNYQFIPIIKNMLIEASVPQEFLFLAMAESKFSSRAYSRKKAVGIWQFMPSTAKELGLKVNHYIDERRDPIKSTQAAITYLKRLYKQTGEWYLVAMAYNYGLRKVQNAIKAAGTSDIKILLDEDKKYLPKETREYIRSILSLALKFNSLDNLKDKEYLLNRGARVSLVGVPFKRHTSLVQVAKNLNLSLETLKSYNHQFRYNILPSKDPTYTIYIPYEKLALFKQRQLKQNKSIQASPKSPFITHVVLPKETLSSIAKRYQVSISSIQLANNLKDSNIFIHQRLIIPTNKKLLATREF
- the mrdA gene encoding penicillin-binding protein 2 translates to MKNLRYKLLLFVFIGFWGLLVLNLFILSVKNQEYYEKLAERNMTKKEFLIPTRGNITDRNDEFLATNELVFGVFLPSGLKQKELLEKIEIIQTFFPNFSKEVLLNNYQKENSLYNHNLIKVVGFIPYATMQPLYAKLIQTQGIFALPLDKRYYPNNALASHVLGYVGVASLQDLKDDEENQYSQIVGKTGIEKEYNKLLQGKVGYKIMRVNAFNQELATLEVVPPSTNNHLQLSLDKRLQKEADKLFENKRGAILVMDAESGELLVAGSYPEYNLNDFVGGISQDKWQKFQDDIYNPLLNRFANALYPPGSVVKMGVGLSFLENLNITENTTIPTPPFIEVGKRKFRDWKKTGHGNSNLYKAIRESVDVYFYKFGLEISIEKLSKTLREVGFGEKTGVDLPNEFVGIVPDNLWKLKRFNQDWRVGDTLITAIGQGSFLATPLQVLAYTGLIATGKLATPHFAINNQQPLKDPLNSFQKKKLQALRVGMYEVCNHKDGTAYHSTRGSKVTLACKTGTAQVVEIAQNIVNRMKEKDMEYFHRSHAWITAFLPYEKPKYAITILVEHGEGGSKLGGLLVKMSNKLYELGYL